One Candidatus Sulfurimonas baltica DNA segment encodes these proteins:
- a CDS encoding DUF6781 family protein, producing the protein MNLEELANSFKNLYNKKFKSLDKRVTSVINAAKDEQSIYINKLNLNEIKVVATTILDIETQKLHSELEELLAKKEQLQRALDRKSHELQEAKYSVFNSIETLVDKEDLQTLAKLHQVKLQTIDLFDLLSETVESAIITALEKSKDSEANETIKELIKELTYQTIKEGTLNTIRVRKILSTILHSAIDIAEATPNISEDILEATLKGMRAGLLHSIDRFKERLAFIPLEAKHILIEDYDTIMEDLNQTDTLFLQVVQTQANESSQSTRKILIELNKKMHYDLEELVHISKEAAQVMKDRFSVLAKTAANKADTALKSDTAKEAKRMGIQAWGVAKSALGNAIKSAKSVMEPKE; encoded by the coding sequence ATGAACTTAGAAGAACTAGCAAACAGTTTTAAAAACCTCTATAACAAGAAATTCAAAAGCTTGGACAAAAGAGTAACTTCCGTTATAAACGCCGCTAAAGATGAGCAAAGTATATATATTAACAAGCTTAATCTTAATGAGATAAAAGTGGTAGCAACAACGATATTAGATATTGAGACACAGAAACTTCATAGTGAACTTGAAGAACTTCTTGCAAAAAAAGAGCAGCTACAAAGAGCATTAGACAGAAAGTCTCATGAACTTCAAGAAGCAAAATACAGTGTGTTTAATAGCATAGAAACTCTTGTAGATAAAGAGGATCTTCAAACTTTAGCAAAACTTCATCAAGTAAAACTCCAAACTATTGATCTTTTTGATTTACTTAGCGAAACAGTTGAGTCGGCAATTATCACTGCTTTAGAAAAATCAAAAGACAGCGAGGCAAATGAAACCATTAAAGAGCTTATAAAAGAGCTTACATACCAGACAATTAAAGAGGGAACGCTCAATACTATAAGGGTAAGAAAGATTCTCTCAACCATACTCCATTCAGCTATTGATATAGCAGAGGCAACGCCAAATATTTCAGAAGATATCTTAGAAGCGACACTAAAAGGTATGAGAGCTGGTCTTCTTCACTCTATCGATAGATTTAAAGAGAGATTAGCATTTATACCTTTAGAGGCTAAGCATATACTTATTGAAGATTATGACACGATTATGGAGGACTTAAATCAGACTGATACTTTATTTTTACAGGTTGTTCAAACTCAGGCGAACGAGAGTAGTCAGAGTACTAGAAAAATTCTTATAGAGCTTAACAAAAAAATGCACTATGACCTTGAAGAGTTAGTTCATATATCTAAAGAGGCTGCGCAGGTTATGAAAGATAGATTCTCTGTCTTGGCAAAAACAGCTGCAAACAAGGCAGATACGGCACTTAAGTCTGATACAGCCAAAGAGGCAAAAAGAATGGGAAT